In Streptomyces hawaiiensis, one genomic interval encodes:
- a CDS encoding glycerophosphodiester phosphodiesterase — protein MGTQESNEETSGTGRRALLGAAVLGAGGAVLGMAGTARADGARHGGGPRSLPKPTIIGHRGASGYRPEHTFGSYQLALDLGADIVEAGDLVPTKDGHLVCRHEPEIGGTTDVADHPEFAGRKKTKLLDGVSTTGWFTEDFTLAELKTLRAVERIPANRPHNTLYNGRWEIPTFEEVLRWQDEQTRKRGKQVWIYPELKHPTYFREQGLPLEERVAKLLRKYRKDRRTSPVILQSFEPTSIQRLHKLVDNPLVVLLSSADSRPWDFVETGDPRTVADLVKPAGLREIASYAQGIGPTLDLVVPRDAQGNLTRPTTLVSDAHKVGLILHPYTMRNENPFLPANFRKGTDADAYGDVFGAYKAYFATGIDGVFTDQPDTGLLAREDFNG, from the coding sequence ATGGGAACGCAGGAGTCGAACGAAGAAACGAGCGGTACCGGACGGCGGGCCCTGCTCGGCGCGGCGGTGCTCGGCGCCGGGGGAGCGGTCCTCGGCATGGCCGGCACGGCGCGAGCGGACGGCGCCCGGCACGGCGGCGGACCGAGGAGCCTGCCCAAGCCGACGATCATCGGCCACCGCGGCGCCAGCGGCTACCGCCCGGAGCACACCTTCGGCTCGTACCAGCTGGCCCTCGACCTGGGCGCCGACATCGTCGAGGCGGGCGACCTGGTCCCGACGAAGGACGGGCACCTGGTCTGCCGTCACGAGCCGGAGATCGGCGGCACCACGGACGTCGCCGACCACCCCGAGTTCGCCGGCCGCAAGAAGACCAAGCTGCTCGACGGCGTCTCCACCACCGGCTGGTTCACCGAGGACTTCACGCTCGCCGAGCTGAAGACGCTGCGCGCGGTCGAGCGCATTCCGGCCAACCGCCCGCACAACACGCTCTACAACGGCCGCTGGGAGATCCCCACCTTCGAGGAGGTCCTCAGGTGGCAGGACGAGCAGACCCGCAAGCGCGGCAAGCAGGTGTGGATCTACCCCGAGCTCAAGCACCCCACCTACTTCCGCGAGCAGGGCCTGCCGCTGGAGGAGCGCGTCGCCAAGCTGCTGCGCAAGTACCGCAAGGACCGGCGCACCTCCCCGGTCATCCTCCAGTCCTTCGAGCCGACCAGCATCCAGCGCCTGCACAAGCTCGTCGACAACCCGCTGGTCGTCCTGCTCTCCTCGGCGGACTCCCGCCCCTGGGACTTCGTCGAGACCGGCGACCCGCGCACCGTCGCCGACCTGGTCAAGCCGGCCGGCCTCAGGGAGATCGCCTCCTACGCGCAGGGCATCGGCCCGACCCTGGACCTGGTCGTCCCGCGCGACGCCCAGGGCAACCTCACCCGGCCGACGACGCTCGTCTCCGACGCGCACAAGGTGGGCCTGATCCTGCACCCGTACACCATGCGCAACGAGAACCCCTTCCTGCCCGCGAACTTCCGCAAGGGCACGGACGCGGACGCCTACGGTGACGTCTTCGGCGCTTACAAGGCGTACTTCGCGACCGGCATCGACGGCGTCTTCACCGACCAGCCCGACACCGGTCTGCTGGCCCGCGAGGACTTCAACGGCTGA
- a CDS encoding GNAT family N-acetyltransferase, translated as MGMSVTISAATEQDAEQIFRLQYLCFQPEAALYGNYRIDPLVQTLDSVREEVARDCVFVARLGEEVVGSVRGSVTEDGAAAIGKLCVHPRLQGHGIGARLLRAAEAALAGQHGATRFRLHTGHRSEGNLRLYRKVGYETVGTSQGSDGVPMIVLEKPAGTYAATA; from the coding sequence ATGGGCATGAGCGTGACCATCTCTGCGGCGACCGAGCAGGACGCGGAGCAGATCTTCAGACTGCAGTACCTGTGCTTCCAGCCGGAGGCGGCGCTGTACGGCAACTACCGCATCGACCCGCTCGTGCAAACCCTCGACTCGGTCCGCGAGGAGGTCGCCCGCGACTGCGTCTTCGTGGCCCGGCTCGGCGAGGAGGTCGTCGGCTCGGTCCGCGGCTCGGTCACCGAGGACGGCGCCGCCGCCATCGGCAAGCTCTGCGTCCACCCCCGCCTCCAGGGCCACGGCATCGGCGCCCGCCTTCTCCGAGCGGCGGAAGCGGCCCTCGCCGGCCAGCACGGCGCCACCCGCTTCCGCCTCCACACCGGCCACCGCAGCGAGGGCAACCTCCGCCTCTACCGCAAGGTCGGCTACGAGACGGTGGGTACGTCCCAGGGCTCCGACGGCGTACCGATGATCGTGCTGGAGAAGCCGGCCGGGACCTACGCGGCGACGGCTTGA
- a CDS encoding lysophospholipid acyltransferase family protein codes for MSRFALIKAVLGPTMRLMFRPQVEGAEHIPGDGPVILAGNHLTFIDSMILPLVCDRQVVFIGKDEYVTGKGLKGRLMAWFFTGVGMIPVDRDGGRGGVAALMTGRRVLEEGRMFGIYPEGTRSPDGRLYRGRTGIARLTLMTGAPVVPFAMIGTDKLQPGGAGLPRPGKVTVRFGEAMEFSRYEGMDRDRYVLRAVTDSVMTEVMRLSGQEYVDMYASKAKEAA; via the coding sequence TTGTCCCGCTTCGCGCTCATCAAGGCAGTGCTCGGCCCGACCATGCGCCTGATGTTCCGCCCACAGGTGGAGGGTGCGGAGCACATTCCCGGCGATGGCCCGGTCATCCTGGCCGGCAACCACCTGACCTTCATCGACTCGATGATCCTGCCTCTGGTCTGCGACCGTCAGGTCGTCTTCATCGGCAAGGACGAGTACGTGACCGGCAAGGGCCTCAAGGGCCGGCTGATGGCCTGGTTCTTCACGGGCGTCGGCATGATCCCGGTGGACCGTGACGGCGGCCGGGGCGGTGTCGCCGCGCTGATGACCGGGCGGCGGGTGCTGGAGGAGGGCCGCATGTTCGGCATCTACCCGGAGGGAACGCGGTCGCCCGACGGGCGGCTGTACCGGGGGCGGACGGGAATCGCCCGGCTGACCCTGATGACGGGTGCGCCCGTGGTGCCCTTCGCCATGATCGGAACGGACAAGCTCCAGCCGGGCGGGGCGGGGCTGCCCCGCCCCGGCAAGGTCACCGTGCGGTTCGGTGAGGCGATGGAGTTCTCCCGGTACGAGGGGATGGACCGGGACCGGTATGTGCTGCGGGCCGTGACCGACTCGGTGATGACCGAGGTCATGCGGCTGTCCGGTCAGGAGTACGTGGACATGTACGCGAGCAAGGCGAAAGAGGCCGCGTAG
- a CDS encoding RNA polymerase sigma factor, translating to MTHDLVTALRPLLTAEASAEAYSTGTEPGDLEQAVWLRLLERLDTEGPPLDPQQWLRRAVRSEARRTRRTSRLERPYAGEPVDDPDRDPEQLALAAARGRALREAVRRLPGRCPRLMEALLSPEDLTYREIAGELGISQGSLGPERSRCLGCLRRLLAPEVAAR from the coding sequence ATGACGCACGACCTGGTCACCGCCCTACGCCCGCTGCTCACCGCCGAGGCCTCCGCGGAGGCATATTCCACCGGAACCGAGCCGGGCGACCTGGAGCAGGCGGTCTGGCTCCGCCTGCTGGAACGCCTCGACACCGAGGGCCCGCCGCTCGACCCCCAGCAGTGGCTGCGCCGCGCCGTCCGCTCCGAAGCGCGCCGCACCCGCCGTACGAGCCGCCTCGAACGGCCGTACGCCGGTGAACCGGTCGACGACCCGGACCGCGACCCCGAGCAGCTCGCCCTTGCCGCGGCCCGCGGCCGGGCCCTGCGCGAGGCCGTGCGCCGCCTCCCGGGCCGGTGCCCCCGGCTCATGGAGGCCCTGCTCTCGCCGGAGGACCTGACATACCGGGAAATCGCAGGGGAGTTGGGTATCTCACAGGGGAGTCTTGGTCCGGAACGTTCCAGATGCCTGGGATGTCTCCGGAGATTGCTCGCGCCGGAGGTTGCGGCCCGCTGA